The following are encoded in a window of Miltoncostaea marina genomic DNA:
- a CDS encoding ArsR/SmtB family transcription factor, which produces MSHRADEPAAAPAIDAAVAGEVADALRALASPSRLLLLSRLRQGPCPVGELARAAALSPSAASHQLAQLRHMGWVARARDGRHIVYRLHDPHVGDLIDQAVLHLEHVRLGRGAASSEVRA; this is translated from the coding sequence ATGAGCCATCGCGCCGACGAGCCGGCCGCCGCGCCGGCGATCGACGCGGCCGTGGCGGGGGAGGTCGCCGACGCCCTGCGCGCGCTCGCCAGCCCGAGCCGCCTGCTGCTGCTGAGCCGCCTCCGCCAGGGCCCCTGCCCGGTCGGCGAGCTGGCCCGCGCCGCCGCGCTGAGCCCCTCGGCCGCCTCGCACCAGCTCGCCCAGCTGCGGCACATGGGATGGGTGGCCCGTGCGCGCGACGGGCGGCACATCGTGTACCGGCTGCACGACCCGCACGTGGGCGACCTGATCGACCAGGCGGTCCTCCACCTTGAGCACGTCCGCCTCGGCCGCGGCGCGGCGTCATCCGAGGTGCGCGCGTGA
- a CDS encoding 2TM domain-containing protein has product MITADAYQRAERELTLREWRRGWRIHAAVYALVMTGLTILNVVLVATTDADFLWFPFPLVGWGIGVAMHYVHGVRFGEREIAARQAQIAAVAEQHAREPAGTPR; this is encoded by the coding sequence ATGATCACCGCCGACGCGTACCAGCGCGCCGAGCGCGAGCTCACGCTGCGCGAGTGGCGCCGCGGCTGGAGGATCCACGCCGCCGTCTACGCGCTCGTCATGACCGGCCTGACCATCCTGAACGTCGTGCTCGTCGCGACGACCGACGCCGACTTCCTCTGGTTCCCCTTCCCGCTCGTCGGCTGGGGGATCGGCGTGGCGATGCACTACGTGCACGGCGTGCGCTTCGGCGAGCGCGAGATCGCCGCGCGCCAGGCGCAGATCGCCGCCGTCGCCGAGCAGCACGCGAGGGAGCCCGCCGGGACGCCGCGCTGA
- a CDS encoding response regulator transcription factor has protein sequence MPAPQTVLIVEDDEAIADSVAFALDRAGFRTLKATDGGQGLRLFRQQRPDLVILDLMLPQMDGWRVTEELRREDPRVPVIVCSARGSEFDRVHGLEMGADDYVVKPFSMKELLARVQAHLRRVRSHRDPGGPEAIESEGLLIDPEQVQAFVGGRPVGLTPREFEVLYALAHAGGKPVPRERVYREVWGYEMMRGDRSVDVFVRKVRQKLGAARPGMSYVQTHYGVGYRFEPVAEGADGPAEG, from the coding sequence GTGCCCGCGCCGCAGACCGTCCTGATCGTCGAGGACGACGAGGCCATCGCCGACTCGGTCGCGTTCGCCCTCGACCGCGCCGGGTTCCGCACGCTCAAGGCGACCGACGGCGGGCAGGGGCTGCGCCTGTTCCGCCAGCAGCGGCCCGACCTGGTGATCCTCGACCTGATGCTGCCGCAGATGGACGGCTGGCGCGTCACCGAGGAGCTGCGCCGCGAGGACCCGCGGGTGCCGGTCATCGTCTGCAGCGCCCGCGGCAGCGAGTTCGACCGGGTGCACGGCCTGGAGATGGGGGCCGACGACTACGTGGTGAAGCCCTTCTCGATGAAGGAGCTGCTCGCCCGGGTGCAGGCCCACCTGCGCCGCGTGCGCTCGCACCGCGACCCCGGCGGCCCCGAGGCGATCGAGTCGGAGGGGCTGCTGATCGACCCCGAGCAGGTGCAGGCGTTCGTCGGGGGACGCCCGGTGGGGCTCACCCCGCGCGAGTTCGAGGTGCTCTACGCCCTCGCGCACGCGGGCGGCAAGCCGGTGCCGCGCGAGCGCGTCTACCGCGAGGTGTGGGGCTACGAGATGATGCGCGGCGACCGCTCGGTGGACGTCTTCGTGCGCAAGGTGCGCCAGAAGCTGGGCGCCGCCCGGCCGGGCATGTCGTACGTGCAGACCCACTACGGCGTCGGCTACCGCTTCGAGCCGGTCGCCGAGGGGGCGGACGGGCCGGCCGAGGGCTGA
- a CDS encoding protein kinase domain-containing protein: MTGAILGERYRLDQLIGRGGMAAVWSATDTVLGRPVAVKRLHAGLLADEEHAERFRREARLVARLSHPNLVHLLDRGEDAEGPYLVMELVDGENLKTRLRREGRLEPAEAARICAEVGEALTYAHAQGVVHRDIKAQNVLLTADGQVKLADFGIARLMETDDEHGLTRTDMLLGSADYLSPEQADGRPVDARTDVYSLGILLYECLTGRLPFAGEGFVAVAMKHCSEPLPDPRAVAPEVPGHLAACTLRAAEKEPAARFPDAAAMVAALRGADEGTAIMPAIRLPEDDRAAPAAGRPPGRRRRRLAWLAAVLAIAVAAGVAGALLLDPGSGDPPPAAAAPLTFAAVRDHDPEGDASENPQDRGLAIDPDPATAWYTERYQSTPRFGNLKTGVGLILRLTAPAQATEMVITSPTPGARFQVLGSLDGDQRQLLAEGRFEGENQVVPLAAAPPQAAYLLWITSLVDDGAGGYWAGVGKVELRGAPNGT, from the coding sequence GTGACCGGCGCCATCCTCGGGGAGCGCTACCGGCTCGACCAGCTGATCGGCCGCGGCGGGATGGCGGCGGTCTGGAGCGCGACCGACACGGTGCTCGGGCGCCCCGTGGCCGTGAAGCGGTTGCACGCCGGGCTGCTCGCCGACGAGGAGCACGCCGAGCGCTTCCGCCGCGAGGCCCGCCTCGTGGCGCGTTTGTCGCACCCCAACCTCGTCCACCTGCTCGACCGCGGCGAGGACGCCGAGGGCCCCTACCTCGTGATGGAGCTCGTCGACGGCGAGAACCTGAAGACGCGGCTGCGGCGCGAGGGGCGGCTCGAGCCGGCCGAGGCGGCGCGCATCTGCGCGGAGGTGGGGGAGGCCCTGACCTACGCCCACGCCCAGGGCGTGGTGCACCGCGACATCAAGGCCCAGAACGTGCTGCTCACCGCCGACGGCCAGGTGAAGCTCGCCGACTTCGGCATCGCCCGCCTGATGGAGACCGACGACGAGCACGGCCTGACCCGCACCGACATGCTGCTGGGCAGCGCCGACTACCTGTCGCCCGAGCAGGCGGACGGTCGCCCCGTGGACGCGCGGACCGACGTCTACTCGCTGGGCATCCTGCTCTACGAGTGCCTCACCGGCCGGCTGCCGTTCGCCGGCGAGGGCTTCGTGGCGGTGGCGATGAAGCACTGCTCGGAGCCCCTGCCCGACCCGCGGGCCGTCGCGCCCGAGGTGCCCGGCCACCTCGCCGCCTGCACGCTGCGCGCGGCCGAGAAGGAGCCGGCCGCGCGCTTCCCCGACGCCGCCGCGATGGTGGCCGCGCTGCGCGGCGCCGACGAGGGCACGGCGATCATGCCGGCGATCCGGCTGCCGGAGGACGATCGCGCCGCCCCCGCCGCGGGCCGCCCGCCCGGCCGCCGCCGCCGCCGGCTCGCCTGGCTCGCCGCCGTGCTGGCGATCGCCGTCGCGGCCGGGGTGGCCGGGGCGCTGCTGCTGGATCCGGGGTCCGGCGACCCGCCGCCCGCCGCCGCCGCGCCGCTCACCTTCGCCGCGGTGCGCGACCACGACCCCGAGGGCGACGCGAGCGAGAACCCCCAGGACCGCGGCCTGGCGATCGACCCCGACCCGGCGACCGCCTGGTACACGGAGCGGTATCAGTCGACGCCGCGGTTCGGGAACCTCAAGACCGGCGTCGGGCTCATCCTGCGCCTGACCGCCCCCGCCCAGGCGACCGAGATGGTGATCACCTCGCCCACCCCGGGCGCGCGCTTCCAGGTGCTGGGATCGCTCGACGGCGACCAGCGCCAGCTGCTCGCCGAGGGCAGGTTCGAGGGTGAGAACCAGGTGGTGCCGCTGGCCGCGGCGCCGCCCCAGGCGGCGTACCTGCTGTGGATCACCTCGCTCGTGGACGACGGCGCCGGCGGCTACTGGGCCGGCGTGGGGAAGGTGGAGCTGCGGGGGGCGCCGAACGGGACATAG
- a CDS encoding tyrosine-type recombinase/integrase, giving the protein MTSTAAWDRSLEDLAARLEAQGGRGRRLSPRTRAAYLKDARRVAAWLAARGVEGPERVTPSALEAAFRGLAWSPATRARAITALREWLSPHHPPGRSPAELLDRPRPAPPPVPRLSQADAAELVEAVGAGPAGTPVARALALRDRALVEVLYGSGLRRQEACDLVLAGLDFEHEALRVVGKGGRARTVPLTEPAVAALRAWLAEGRPRLTSGLPPQPSARAPVFVSRAGRPLDGSTVYRVVARALRAGGRAGGPHLLRHAAGTHLLEGPGGRDGAHLRVVQEVLGHASLATTQRYTGVTTRAMQDALRRGHPRG; this is encoded by the coding sequence GTGACGTCGACCGCCGCCTGGGACAGGAGCCTCGAGGACCTCGCCGCGCGCCTGGAGGCCCAGGGCGGGCGCGGTCGGCGGTTGTCGCCGCGCACCCGGGCGGCGTACCTGAAGGACGCCCGGCGGGTGGCCGCCTGGCTGGCCGCCCGCGGGGTCGAGGGCCCGGAGCGCGTCACGCCGTCGGCGCTCGAGGCGGCCTTCCGCGGCCTGGCCTGGTCGCCCGCCACCCGGGCGCGGGCGATCACCGCGCTGCGCGAGTGGCTGTCCCCGCACCACCCGCCGGGCCGCTCGCCGGCGGAGCTGCTCGACCGCCCGCGGCCGGCCCCGCCGCCGGTGCCGCGCCTCTCGCAGGCCGACGCCGCCGAGCTGGTCGAGGCGGTCGGCGCCGGGCCCGCCGGCACGCCGGTCGCGCGCGCGCTGGCCCTGCGCGACCGCGCCCTGGTCGAGGTGCTGTACGGCAGCGGCCTGCGCCGCCAGGAGGCCTGCGACCTCGTGCTGGCCGGCCTCGACTTCGAGCACGAGGCCCTGCGCGTGGTGGGCAAGGGCGGGCGCGCCCGCACGGTGCCGCTCACCGAGCCGGCGGTCGCCGCGCTGCGCGCCTGGCTCGCCGAGGGGCGGCCGCGCCTGACGTCGGGGCTGCCGCCGCAGCCGTCCGCCCGGGCACCGGTCTTCGTCTCGCGCGCCGGCCGCCCGCTCGACGGCTCGACGGTCTACCGGGTGGTCGCCCGCGCCCTGCGGGCCGGCGGCCGCGCGGGCGGCCCCCACCTGCTGCGCCACGCGGCGGGCACCCACCTGCTGGAGGGCCCCGGCGGGCGCGACGGCGCGCACCTGCGCGTGGTGCAGGAGGTGCTGGGGCACGCCAGCCTCGCCACCACCCAGCGCTACACGGGGGTGACCACCCGCGCCATGCAGGACGCGCTGCGCCGCGGCCACCCGCGCGGATGA
- a CDS encoding tyrosine-type recombinase/integrase — translation MDPDGLGRLVAAFVDSRENPNTRAAYGRDLAALTAALGAPAPPADAAAFGIEDDPAARAAAAALAALPLDWWQRWRDGLPGRLATRRRRVAAVRAFCRWWSRALALENPVRDLRPPASGPEGQEALGREVVALAPAAVRRMCEAAAAPGPVGARDAALIEVLYGCGLRASEAAGLDLSACHLDDPDDPFVLVDGKGGRRRPVAVPRRALAALTAYLRTGRPELRARDRRPRPDQARHRDADAVFLSSRGRRLGRAAVWRIVTEVADRAGLRAEGARVFPHALRHSCGTHLIQSGVDIRYVQAHLGHASPVTTEVYTHVTAAHLREDFDRAHPRARARARPGGPPSAPP, via the coding sequence GTGGACCCCGACGGGCTCGGGCGCCTGGTGGCCGCGTTCGTCGACTCGCGCGAGAACCCGAACACCCGGGCCGCCTACGGCCGCGACCTGGCGGCGCTCACCGCGGCCCTCGGCGCGCCCGCGCCGCCCGCCGACGCGGCCGCCTTCGGCATCGAGGACGACCCCGCGGCCCGCGCCGCCGCCGCCGCCCTCGCGGCGCTGCCCCTCGACTGGTGGCAGCGCTGGCGCGACGGCCTGCCCGGCCGCCTCGCCACCCGCCGGCGGCGGGTGGCGGCCGTGCGCGCCTTCTGCCGCTGGTGGTCGCGGGCGCTGGCGCTGGAGAACCCGGTGCGCGACCTGCGCCCGCCCGCGAGCGGGCCCGAGGGTCAGGAGGCGCTCGGCCGCGAGGTGGTCGCCCTGGCCCCCGCCGCCGTGCGCCGCATGTGCGAGGCGGCCGCCGCGCCCGGGCCGGTCGGCGCGCGCGACGCGGCCCTGATCGAGGTGCTCTACGGGTGCGGGCTGCGGGCGAGCGAGGCCGCCGGCCTCGACCTGTCGGCCTGCCACCTCGACGACCCGGACGACCCGTTCGTGCTGGTCGACGGCAAGGGCGGCAGGCGGCGGCCGGTGGCCGTGCCGCGCCGCGCCCTGGCCGCGCTGACCGCCTACCTGCGCACCGGGCGGCCCGAGCTGCGGGCGCGCGACCGGCGCCCGCGCCCCGACCAGGCCCGCCACCGCGACGCCGACGCGGTCTTCCTGTCCTCGCGCGGCCGGCGCCTGGGCCGCGCGGCCGTCTGGCGCATCGTCACCGAGGTGGCCGACCGCGCCGGCCTGCGCGCCGAGGGCGCGCGGGTCTTCCCGCACGCCCTGCGGCACTCCTGCGGCACCCACTTGATCCAGTCAGGCGTCGACATCCGCTACGTGCAGGCCCACCTGGGCCACGCCTCGCCGGTGACGACCGAGGTGTACACGCACGTCACGGCTGCCCATCTGCGCGAGGACTTCGATCGGGCGCATCCGCGAGCTCGCGCTCGGGCGCGCCCGGGAGGTCCCCCGTCAGCCCCTCCTTGA
- a CDS encoding twin-arginine translocase TatA/TatE family subunit, with protein MRASGIHTVPRPRAVPGRFRRRLVRRAQRPPADPVAAPAEAGAARCEAGPRRRPEEVRAVGLSPVQILIVLGIALLLFGAKRLPEMGRGLGSSMREFKEGLTGDLPGAPERELADAPDRSPRADGQP; from the coding sequence GTGCGGGCATCGGGCATCCATACCGTGCCCCGCCCCCGCGCGGTACCCGGGCGGTTCCGCCGTCGCCTTGTGCGCCGGGCCCAACGGCCGCCCGCGGATCCTGTCGCCGCGCCCGCAGAGGCGGGAGCTGCGCGCTGCGAGGCTGGGCCGCGTCGTCGACCGGAGGAGGTGCGCGCCGTGGGCCTGTCGCCCGTTCAGATCCTGATCGTGCTCGGCATCGCGCTGCTGCTGTTCGGCGCCAAGCGCCTGCCCGAGATGGGCAGGGGGCTCGGCAGCAGCATGCGCGAGTTCAAGGAGGGGCTGACGGGGGACCTCCCGGGCGCGCCCGAGCGCGAGCTCGCGGATGCGCCCGATCGAAGTCCTCGCGCAGATGGGCAGCCGTGA
- a CDS encoding GH39 family glycosyl hydrolase produces the protein MPAHTPRRALAPAIALAAALAAPLAAPSDARAVVLGVQDDRLSSGPVADVPKRMALIDATNARVTRQDVLWSLVAPTRPARPTDPGDPAYDWSRIDAAMQGFERLGLTPILVAYSAPPWAANGRPIPQGTQVNPAAPRPRHYADFMEALARRYSGSYTPQGASGPLPRARHFEIWNEPNLGAFLSPQVSGGRRVAVTRYVAMARAGHAAIKRVNRSAIVIAGVGGPRSSTGANGTGALEWARRIARSAAPFDAYSQHVYPAAAPLANTRAFPAWGTLPQLFDALDAVPRRRGTPVYLTEIGYTTAATEYRDVRVSRGQQAAYLRQIMALPQVRSGRVRAMIWFNMQDNPNWPGGIFDLAGRRKPSFAVFQRLARAGALTPDLRVRPPVTLSRRQLLINQRISQAAVRRLNLVQRRLDAGLTTADLRPGGMAPPAFGQGVATSFAAGAGPVAAPPLTRAAEVPDAPRRRPGAAARVRLAAAQLLINQRVSQAAVRRANGIERRFAGGLTGGDLRPGAIDASRLAPGLTIDVAVPVATRPGPSRTVVAPAARRPGARVSLSAAQLRVNQRIAQAGVRRANALSERLAEGFAARDFRPQSVTAISIAPALRTPG, from the coding sequence ATGCCCGCACACACGCCCCGCCGCGCCCTCGCCCCGGCGATCGCCCTCGCCGCCGCGCTGGCCGCCCCGCTCGCCGCCCCCTCCGACGCCCGCGCCGTGGTCCTCGGCGTGCAGGACGACCGCCTCAGCTCGGGCCCGGTCGCCGACGTCCCGAAGCGCATGGCGCTGATCGACGCGACGAACGCCCGCGTGACGCGCCAGGACGTGCTCTGGTCGCTCGTCGCGCCCACCCGGCCGGCCCGGCCCACCGACCCCGGCGACCCCGCCTACGACTGGTCGCGCATCGACGCCGCGATGCAGGGCTTCGAGCGGCTGGGCCTGACGCCGATCCTCGTCGCCTACAGCGCCCCGCCGTGGGCGGCGAACGGGCGCCCGATCCCCCAGGGGACCCAGGTGAACCCGGCCGCGCCCCGGCCGCGCCACTACGCCGACTTCATGGAGGCCCTCGCCCGTCGCTACTCGGGGTCGTACACGCCCCAGGGGGCGAGCGGGCCGCTGCCGCGGGCGCGCCACTTCGAGATCTGGAACGAGCCCAACCTCGGCGCCTTCCTGTCGCCGCAGGTGTCGGGCGGCCGCCGGGTGGCGGTCACCCGCTACGTGGCGATGGCGCGCGCGGGCCACGCGGCCATCAAGCGGGTCAACCGGAGCGCGATCGTCATCGCCGGGGTGGGCGGCCCCCGCAGCTCGACCGGCGCCAACGGGACCGGGGCGCTCGAGTGGGCGCGCCGCATCGCGCGCAGCGCCGCGCCGTTCGACGCGTACTCCCAGCACGTCTACCCGGCCGCCGCGCCGCTCGCGAACACGCGCGCCTTCCCCGCATGGGGGACGCTGCCGCAGCTCTTCGACGCCCTCGACGCGGTCCCGCGCCGGCGCGGGACCCCGGTGTATCTCACCGAGATCGGCTACACGACCGCGGCGACCGAGTACCGCGACGTGCGCGTCAGCCGCGGCCAGCAGGCCGCCTACCTGCGTCAGATCATGGCCCTGCCCCAGGTCCGCTCGGGCCGTGTGCGGGCGATGATCTGGTTCAACATGCAGGACAACCCCAACTGGCCGGGCGGGATCTTCGACCTGGCGGGGCGGCGCAAGCCCAGCTTCGCGGTCTTCCAGCGCCTGGCCCGCGCCGGCGCGCTGACGCCCGACCTGCGCGTGCGGCCGCCGGTCACGCTGAGCCGCCGCCAGCTGCTGATCAACCAGCGCATCTCCCAGGCCGCGGTCCGGCGCCTCAACCTGGTGCAGCGCCGCCTCGACGCGGGCCTGACGACGGCCGACCTGCGGCCCGGCGGGATGGCGCCGCCGGCGTTCGGGCAGGGCGTGGCGACGTCGTTCGCGGCGGGCGCCGGGCCCGTCGCGGCGCCGCCCCTGACCCGCGCCGCCGAGGTCCCCGACGCGCCGCGCCGCAGGCCGGGCGCGGCGGCCCGGGTGCGCCTCGCGGCCGCGCAGCTGCTCATCAACCAGCGGGTCTCGCAGGCGGCCGTCCGGCGCGCGAACGGCATCGAGCGGCGCTTCGCCGGCGGGCTGACCGGCGGCGACCTGCGCCCTGGCGCGATCGACGCGTCGCGGCTGGCGCCCGGGCTGACGATCGACGTCGCGGTCCCCGTCGCCACGCGGCCCGGGCCGTCGCGCACGGTCGTCGCGCCCGCGGCGCGCCGCCCCGGCGCGCGGGTGTCGCTGTCGGCCGCCCAGCTGCGGGTCAACCAGCGCATCGCCCAGGCCGGCGTGCGGCGCGCCAACGCGCTGTCCGAGCGGCTGGCCGAGGGCTTCGCCGCCCGCGACTTCCGGCCCCAGTCGGTCACCGCGATCAGCATCGCCCCGGCACTGCGCACGCCGGGGTGA
- a CDS encoding DUF4190 domain-containing protein: MADDPLRRAILLVRAGLATGALAGVLVALAPVADIVSGPADEPHGALATAGAGASVAVIAALGAAGAAAGAALRLLWVHLVGLVLATGLALMAAFLVIGARTSDRFADDADLALEGGGLLLVAGFWMALAGVAMSLVGIRKVAQSSPEVRLAPGRLQRARTAPLAAILGIVAVVAVVTSALAVAYGVLALGDIRSSGERLAGRGQALTGLVLGILVLSLLAAVGGVGMLTASPGGL; encoded by the coding sequence ATGGCCGACGACCCGCTCCGCCGCGCGATCCTGCTCGTCCGCGCCGGCCTCGCGACCGGCGCGCTCGCGGGCGTGCTCGTCGCGCTGGCGCCGGTCGCCGACATCGTCTCCGGGCCGGCCGACGAGCCCCACGGCGCCCTCGCGACCGCCGGCGCGGGGGCCTCGGTCGCCGTCATCGCCGCGCTCGGCGCGGCCGGCGCGGCCGCCGGCGCCGCGCTGCGCCTGCTGTGGGTGCACCTGGTGGGCCTGGTCCTGGCGACCGGGCTCGCGCTGATGGCCGCGTTCCTCGTGATCGGGGCGCGCACCTCCGACCGCTTCGCCGACGACGCCGACCTCGCGCTCGAGGGCGGCGGCCTGCTGCTGGTGGCCGGCTTCTGGATGGCCCTGGCGGGCGTCGCGATGAGCCTCGTGGGCATCCGCAAGGTGGCCCAGTCGTCGCCGGAGGTGCGCCTGGCGCCCGGGCGCCTGCAGCGCGCCCGCACCGCCCCCCTCGCGGCGATCCTCGGCATCGTGGCCGTGGTGGCGGTGGTCACGTCGGCGCTCGCGGTCGCCTACGGCGTGCTGGCCCTGGGCGACATCCGCTCGTCGGGCGAGCGCCTCGCGGGCCGGGGGCAGGCGCTCACCGGCCTCGTGCTCGGCATCCTGGTGCTGTCGCTGCTGGCCGCGGTGGGCGGGGTCGGCATGCTCACCGCGTCGCCCGGCGGCCTGTAA
- a CDS encoding metallophosphoesterase family protein yields the protein MADAHVGEFLDEVPAAVLEALEGCDLILHAGDLSVPEVLDVLGAVAPVVAVRGDHDRLGSLALPATAVVAAGGHRIGLTHGRRLWAVDASVITASLAARRNLRYRAGIRRALARRLGPVDAIVYGHWHEPVTAWSGGTLLYSPGAVCPWGSLQGGRPPGAGLTGVADRAVRRFRAQLGAEAMRPSVGILEVGSGGIRPSTVPLDLG from the coding sequence GTGGCCGACGCCCACGTCGGCGAGTTCCTCGACGAGGTGCCGGCCGCCGTACTGGAGGCGCTGGAGGGCTGCGACCTGATCCTCCACGCCGGCGACCTCAGCGTGCCCGAGGTGCTCGACGTGCTCGGCGCCGTCGCGCCGGTCGTCGCCGTGCGCGGCGACCACGACCGGCTGGGGTCGCTCGCCCTGCCGGCGACGGCCGTCGTGGCGGCCGGCGGCCACCGCATCGGCCTCACCCACGGCCGGCGGCTGTGGGCGGTGGACGCGTCGGTGATCACGGCGTCGCTCGCCGCCCGGCGCAACCTGCGCTACCGGGCCGGCATCCGGCGCGCGCTGGCGCGGCGCCTGGGCCCGGTCGACGCCATCGTCTACGGCCACTGGCACGAGCCGGTGACCGCCTGGTCGGGCGGCACGCTGCTCTACTCGCCGGGGGCGGTGTGCCCCTGGGGCAGCCTCCAGGGCGGGCGCCCGCCGGGCGCCGGGCTGACCGGCGTCGCCGACCGCGCGGTGCGGCGCTTCCGCGCCCAGCTCGGCGCAGAGGCGATGCGGCCGTCGGTGGGGATCCTCGAGGTCGGCAGCGGGGGCATCCGTCCCAGCACCGTCCCGCTGGACCTCGGCTAG
- a CDS encoding D-alanine--D-alanine ligase family protein encodes MTVAVAVLMGGRSSEHEVSLASASAVIGALDPGRYAVTPVLISPQGAWSIDGQPVAVVPGPDGRARLHPLDGGPDRPLDVVFPVLHGPHGEDGTVQGLLETAGVPYVGAGVMASAVAMDKALFKVVLRQAGIPTPEHVVVTARGWERDPGAVRRAVAQGPGYPAFAKPARLGSSVGISRVPDAAALDDALELAFRHDAKALVERAISGREVEVGVLDGPEPIASPPGEITYEGDWYDYETKYRPGRSGLQVPADLPPEVAERARALALRAFAEVDCAGLARIDFFVTDDGDVLLSELNTMPGFTPTSAYTRLMEAAGVPYPELVSRLIDLGVERAAEARRYRC; translated from the coding sequence GTGACGGTCGCCGTCGCCGTCCTGATGGGCGGCCGCAGCAGCGAGCACGAGGTGTCGCTGGCGTCGGCCTCGGCCGTCATCGGGGCGCTCGACCCCGGCCGCTACGCGGTGACCCCCGTGCTGATCTCGCCCCAGGGCGCGTGGAGCATCGACGGGCAGCCCGTGGCCGTGGTGCCCGGCCCCGACGGGCGGGCCCGCCTGCACCCGCTCGACGGCGGGCCGGACCGGCCGCTCGACGTGGTCTTCCCCGTGCTCCACGGGCCGCACGGCGAGGACGGCACCGTGCAGGGCCTGCTCGAGACGGCCGGCGTCCCCTACGTGGGCGCGGGCGTCATGGCGTCGGCGGTGGCGATGGACAAGGCGCTGTTCAAGGTGGTGCTGCGTCAGGCGGGCATCCCGACCCCCGAGCACGTGGTCGTGACCGCGCGCGGGTGGGAGCGCGACCCCGGGGCCGTGCGGCGGGCCGTGGCCCAGGGGCCGGGGTACCCGGCCTTCGCCAAGCCGGCCCGGCTCGGCTCGAGCGTCGGCATCAGCCGCGTGCCCGACGCGGCGGCCCTGGACGACGCCCTGGAGCTGGCCTTCCGCCACGACGCCAAGGCGCTCGTCGAGCGCGCGATCAGCGGCCGCGAGGTCGAGGTCGGCGTGCTCGACGGCCCCGAGCCGATCGCCTCGCCGCCGGGCGAGATCACGTACGAGGGCGACTGGTACGACTACGAGACGAAGTACCGGCCGGGCCGCTCGGGCCTGCAGGTGCCGGCCGACCTGCCGCCCGAGGTCGCCGAGCGGGCGCGGGCGCTGGCGCTGCGCGCGTTCGCCGAGGTCGACTGCGCCGGCCTGGCCCGGATCGACTTCTTCGTGACCGACGACGGCGACGTGCTGCTGTCGGAGCTCAACACCATGCCCGGGTTCACGCCCACCAGCGCGTACACCCGGCTGATGGAGGCGGCGGGCGTGCCCTACCCCGAGCTGGTGTCGCGCCTCATCGACCTGGGCGTCGAGCGCGCGGCCGAGGCCCGCCGGTACCGCTGCTGA